The following are from one region of the Stanieria sp. NIES-3757 genome:
- a CDS encoding AAA ATPase central domain protein: MAFEQELDIYLRSRFTLMILVTPEEERALQSVKQVCEGFALRERTQRSCLSWDVADGFSAVTNWRGSIPSAKDPLSALEQVDKAEGDSLFVLKDFHDCWTNPQIKRKLRSVAQRLKFSKKSILITAPSGKIPVELKDEAVILEYPLPQNEELETVLQRLTQTLSCSQSQIRRTGIFSHQ; encoded by the coding sequence GCAGGAACTGGACATTTACTTAAGATCGCGCTTTACTCTAATGATCTTGGTAACGCCAGAGGAAGAGAGGGCATTACAGAGCGTCAAGCAGGTATGCGAGGGGTTCGCTCTTCGCGAGCGCACTCAGCGTTCCTGTCTCAGTTGGGATGTCGCTGATGGGTTTAGTGCGGTAACTAATTGGCGGGGTTCGATTCCTTCAGCTAAAGACCCCCTTTCGGCATTGGAACAGGTGGATAAAGCTGAAGGAGATAGTTTATTTGTACTTAAAGATTTTCACGACTGTTGGACTAATCCCCAAATTAAACGTAAACTTCGCAGCGTCGCCCAACGGCTTAAGTTTAGTAAGAAGTCAATTTTGATTACTGCCCCTTCAGGGAAGATTCCCGTGGAATTGAAAGATGAAGCGGTTATTTTAGAATATCCCTTACCCCAAAATGAGGAACTAGAAACCGTATTGCAAAGATTGACTCAAACCCTATCATGCAGCCAAAGCCAAATTAGAAGAACAGGGATTTTCTCTCATCAATGA
- a CDS encoding CRISPR-associated negative autoregulator, producing MTFYLYGNILTFYGVAANNRGENQGNISTLQKLLWKGETHTKISAEAIRWAIRYYWQKAGYQVNRVWDDEVNDYTWQDPKFNPLDFIDDDLLGFFEAESAKKEPENAPNKSQSENVNNEPQPENAKLENTNQSKSKKKLPKKLKPKGSVTHRKGRLDVTRAISLLPYDGNVTFNAKSGTKTRTSIYGTEFHATRYQFGLGITPESCQDKSRVLALLDALVSICRVGGNHGRFLFDFAPESIVLRWTSDFTPRFLYCFEEDEMDNICTPELLRQIRSGDLEPTEFWISGKIAENLQGSEYSKVNQFSGIKAMVDALKQKIACDLQFCLLDQTNRGEN from the coding sequence ATGACCTTCTATTTGTATGGAAATATCCTTACTTTCTATGGAGTAGCAGCCAATAATCGTGGTGAAAATCAAGGCAATATAAGTACTCTACAAAAATTACTTTGGAAAGGAGAAACACATACCAAAATCTCAGCAGAAGCAATACGTTGGGCAATTAGATATTACTGGCAAAAAGCAGGTTATCAGGTCAATCGAGTTTGGGATGACGAAGTTAACGACTATACTTGGCAAGACCCTAAATTCAATCCCTTAGATTTTATCGATGACGATTTGTTAGGGTTTTTTGAAGCTGAAAGTGCCAAAAAAGAGCCAGAGAATGCTCCTAATAAATCACAGTCAGAAAACGTTAATAACGAACCACAGCCAGAGAATGCCAAGCTAGAGAACACCAATCAGTCAAAATCCAAGAAGAAACTACCGAAAAAACTCAAACCAAAAGGCTCAGTAACCCATAGAAAAGGCAGATTAGATGTAACTCGTGCTATCTCGCTTCTACCCTATGACGGTAACGTGACCTTTAATGCTAAAAGTGGGACAAAAACTCGAACATCAATCTATGGAACAGAATTTCACGCAACCCGCTATCAATTTGGTTTAGGTATTACTCCAGAGTCTTGTCAGGATAAATCTAGAGTTTTGGCTTTATTAGATGCGCTAGTTTCTATTTGTCGGGTAGGTGGTAATCATGGTAGGTTTCTTTTTGATTTTGCCCCAGAAAGTATTGTTTTGCGTTGGACATCTGATTTTACCCCTCGCTTTCTTTATTGCTTTGAAGAAGACGAAATGGATAATATTTGCACTCCTGAATTATTAAGGCAAATAAGAAGTGGCGATCTCGAGCCTACAGAATTTTGGATCTCAGGTAAAATAGCCGAAAATTTACAGGGTTCTGAATATTCAAAAGTTAATCAATTTTCAGGAATTAAAGCTATGGTAGATGCGTTGAAACAGAAAATTGCTTGCGATCTGCAATTTTGTCTTCTCGATCAAACCAATAGAGGAGAAAATTAG
- a CDS encoding fruiting body developmental protein S-like protein, with amino-acid sequence MMIALRVDVPIASFPTSRSREYRETYPVPPPSTVYGMLLSLVGETDRYKHCGVKIALALLSEPAKSITLRKTRRFKSQKIDHKENTRPDFQEILTGIEFIVWIDTGDDLAQPDLCDRITGAFANPGSVQRFGLLCLGESRDLVNSIDLLATTDFEQPLQYLIQDDYGYLSLPYWVDRVGSSKTRWLNYSLEALEVQQPPHSAWTKIQAP; translated from the coding sequence ATGATGATCGCCCTTCGAGTTGATGTTCCCATCGCTTCGTTTCCTACTTCCCGCAGTCGAGAATACCGCGAAACTTATCCCGTTCCTCCTCCTTCAACTGTTTATGGAATGCTCTTGTCTTTAGTAGGGGAAACAGATCGATACAAACACTGTGGAGTCAAAATTGCGCTCGCTCTTTTATCCGAACCTGCTAAATCAATAACTTTAAGAAAAACTCGAAGATTTAAATCTCAAAAAATTGACCACAAAGAAAATACTAGACCCGATTTCCAAGAAATACTTACAGGAATCGAATTTATTGTTTGGATTGATACTGGAGACGATCTAGCTCAACCTGATTTGTGCGATCGCATAACGGGAGCATTTGCCAATCCAGGATCGGTTCAACGATTTGGTTTGTTATGTTTGGGAGAAAGTAGAGATTTAGTTAATTCCATCGATTTATTAGCTACAACAGATTTCGAGCAACCTCTACAATATTTGATTCAAGATGATTACGGTTATTTATCTCTACCTTATTGGGTCGATCGTGTCGGTTCGAGCAAGACTCGTTGGTTAAACTACTCCCTTGAAGCTTTAGAAGTTCAGCAACCTCCTCATTCTGCATGGACAAAGATTCAAGCTCCGTAA
- a CDS encoding IS4 family transposase has product MKNTCNASVASKGFCFYKATNGIKRHLAIDTLGFPFFTHCTPANVSDDAGLIEMLTLNIDYFQSKPVNLPKLTILLDHGYHPEHLTEQLEQVYPEIMTKIKFELSTKPSKQEKAAQGKSGFVPAVARWVIERSNAWMERCKSLVKNFEREIRGGFLRL; this is encoded by the coding sequence GTGAAAAATACCTGTAATGCCAGTGTCGCTTCCAAAGGCTTTTGTTTTTACAAAGCCACGAATGGGATTAAAAGACATCTGGCAATTGATACACTGGGATTTCCTTTCTTTACCCACTGCACACCAGCAAATGTCTCGGATGATGCAGGATTGATTGAGATGCTGACGCTAAATATTGACTATTTCCAGTCAAAACCCGTTAACCTTCCGAAGCTCACTATTTTGCTAGACCACGGATATCATCCCGAACATTTGACTGAGCAATTGGAGCAAGTTTATCCCGAGATCATGACGAAAATCAAGTTTGAACTGTCCACCAAACCCTCGAAACAAGAGAAGGCAGCGCAAGGGAAATCTGGATTTGTTCCTGCTGTTGCTCGCTGGGTGATTGAACGCTCAAACGCTTGGATGGAGCGTTGTAAAAGTTTGGTTAAAAACTTTGAGCGCGAGATACGCGGAGGTTTCCTCCGCTTGTAG
- a CDS encoding putative transposase, whose protein sequence is MKYSSSLSDEEWEILEPLLVKILPTKKQTRPANWTRREILDGILYQLKNGCNWADLPKDLPPYSTVYWHYKQWRKVGVFEKLMNALHEQVRQQVKKNLSGQH, encoded by the coding sequence ATGAAGTATTCCAGTAGCCTTAGCGATGAAGAATGGGAAATTCTAGAACCCCTGTTAGTTAAGATATTGCCGACTAAGAAGCAAACCCGACCTGCCAATTGGACAAGGCGAGAAATCCTTGACGGAATACTCTATCAACTCAAAAATGGTTGTAATTGGGCAGACTTGCCCAAAGATTTACCTCCCTACTCAACTGTCTATTGGCACTACAAGCAGTGGCGAAAGGTAGGGGTGTTTGAAAAGCTCATGAATGCCTTACATGAACAAGTACGTCAGCAGGTTAAAAAAAACCTAAGTGGACAACATTAA